One Drosophila subobscura isolate 14011-0131.10 chromosome U, UCBerk_Dsub_1.0, whole genome shotgun sequence DNA window includes the following coding sequences:
- the LOC117900344 gene encoding caltractin — protein sequence MDSAVSSASLMQSTVSLSKAKKPKRERLPTFDLSLEQKNDIKKAFDLFDTNCTGFIEEKELRVAIRALGFEPKKEEIKSMMDEIDKDKTGRIAFNDFLYLMRLKMSEKDSMQDMLKAFAFFDDDRTGRCSFANLKRVAKELGEKLTDEELQEMIDEANASGDGEVTRQEFLDFTKKTFLI from the coding sequence ATGGATAGCGCTGTGTCTTCGGCGTCATTGATGCAATCGACGGTATCGCTGTCCAAGGCCAAGAAGCCGAAACGCGAACGATTGCCGACATTCGATTTATCGCTGGAGCAGAAAAACGATATTAAGAAGGCATTCGATTTATTTGACACGAACTGCACGGGCTTTAtcgaggagaaggagctgcgTGTGGCCATCCGTGCCTTGGGCTTTGAGCCCAAGAAGGAGGAGATCAAGAGCATGATGGATGAGATTGACAAGGACAAGACAGGGCGCATAGCGTTCAATGATTTTCTATATCTAATGCGTCTGAAGATGTCCGAGAAGGACTCTATGCAGGACATGCTGAAGGCTTTTGCCTTCTTCGACGATGATCGCACTGGGCGCTGCTCATTCGCCAATTTGAAGCGTGTGGCCAAGGAGCTTGGGGAGAAGCTCACcgacgaggagctgcaggagatgATCGACGAGGCCAATGCCAGTGGCGATGGCGAGGTCACACGCCAGGAGTTTTTGGACTTCacaaagaaaacttttcttatttaa